Proteins from a single region of Pseudomonas sp. 10S4:
- a CDS encoding acetyl-CoA C-acetyltransferase, with protein sequence MTQLRRVAIIGGNRIPFARSNGPYATASNQAMLTAALEGLIERFNLHGLRMGEVAAGAVLKLSRDFNLTRECVLGSRLSPTTPAYDIQQACGTGLEAAILVANKIALGQIECGIAGGVDTTSDAPIGVSEGLRKILLEANRAKTTGDKLKTFLQLRPHHLIPEFPRNGEPRTGLSMGQHCELMAQTWNIPRAEQDQLALESHQKLAASYAEGWHNDLMTPFLGLTRDNNLRPDLTLEKLASLKPAFEKSAKGTMTAGNSTPLTDGASLVLLGSEEWAKERGLPILAYLRDGEAAAVDFVNGAEGLLMAPVYAVPRLLARNGLTLQDFDYYEIHEAFAAQVLCTLKAWEDPEYCKTRLGLDAPLGSIDRNRLNVKGSSLAAGHPFAATGGRIVANLAKLLDAAGKGRGLISICAAGGQGVTAIIER encoded by the coding sequence CGGGCCGTACGCCACCGCCAGTAACCAGGCGATGCTCACCGCAGCGCTCGAAGGCCTGATCGAACGCTTCAACCTGCACGGTTTGCGCATGGGCGAAGTGGCGGCCGGCGCGGTGCTCAAGCTCTCGCGGGATTTCAACCTGACCCGCGAATGCGTGCTCGGCTCGCGGCTGTCGCCGACCACCCCGGCCTACGACATCCAACAAGCCTGCGGCACCGGTCTGGAAGCAGCGATATTGGTGGCCAACAAAATCGCCCTCGGCCAGATCGAGTGCGGCATTGCCGGTGGCGTCGATACCACCTCCGATGCGCCGATTGGCGTCAGCGAAGGTCTGCGCAAAATCCTTCTGGAAGCCAACCGCGCCAAAACCACAGGCGACAAACTGAAAACGTTCCTGCAACTGCGTCCGCACCACCTGATCCCGGAATTTCCGCGCAACGGTGAGCCGCGCACCGGCCTGTCCATGGGCCAGCACTGCGAGTTGATGGCCCAGACCTGGAACATCCCCCGTGCTGAGCAGGATCAACTGGCCCTCGAAAGCCATCAGAAACTGGCCGCGTCCTACGCCGAAGGTTGGCACAACGATCTGATGACGCCGTTCCTCGGCCTGACCCGGGACAACAATCTGCGCCCGGACCTGACCCTGGAAAAACTCGCCTCGCTCAAACCGGCCTTCGAGAAAAGCGCCAAGGGCACCATGACGGCGGGCAACTCCACGCCACTGACCGATGGCGCGTCGCTGGTGCTGTTGGGCAGTGAAGAATGGGCGAAAGAGCGCGGCTTGCCGATCCTCGCGTACTTGCGCGACGGCGAAGCGGCGGCGGTGGATTTCGTCAACGGCGCCGAAGGGCTGCTGATGGCGCCGGTGTACGCCGTACCGCGTTTGCTGGCGCGCAATGGCCTGACCTTGCAGGATTTCGACTATTACGAAATCCACGAAGCCTTCGCCGCGCAGGTGCTCTGCACGTTGAAGGCCTGGGAAGATCCCGAATACTGCAAAACCCGCCTCGGCCTCGACGCGCCGCTGGGCTCCATCGACCGCAACCGGCTCAACGTCAAGGGCAGTTCACTGGCGGCGGGGCATCCGTTTGCGGCTACGGGTGGGCGCATCGTCGCCAACCTGGCGAAGCTGCTGGACGCGGCGGGCAAGGGCCGCGGGTTGATCTCGATCTGTGCCGCCGGTGGCCAAGGCGTAACAGCCATCATCGAACGCTAA
- a CDS encoding AraC family transcriptional regulator gives MTSNGQISLERSIPAITALPRPLFARAESLNAGSWTPPHRHDWVQFSYAISGVLGVHTAEGSFFAPPQWGIWIPADLEHQVVTSMRAEMRSLYVRREESAWADGRCRVLEVTPLARELIKSFCLLPVEYPQGDSQETRLVNVLLDQLASLPEVEFSLPLPRHERLLGLCNELIENPEQVVTLQQWAQRLGTSEKTLMRLFQRETGLSFRGWRQRMRLLSSLSLLEEGDSVTNAALACGYDSTSAFIAAFKGLFGFTPGELFRQ, from the coding sequence ATGACGTCCAACGGACAAATCTCCCTCGAACGGTCTATTCCCGCAATTACGGCATTACCGCGCCCGTTGTTCGCCCGCGCCGAAAGCCTCAACGCCGGGTCATGGACACCGCCCCATCGCCACGACTGGGTGCAGTTTTCCTACGCCATCAGCGGCGTTCTCGGTGTGCATACCGCCGAAGGCAGTTTCTTCGCACCGCCGCAGTGGGGCATCTGGATTCCGGCGGATCTTGAGCATCAAGTGGTGACCTCGATGCGTGCCGAAATGCGCAGCCTGTATGTGCGTCGCGAGGAGAGTGCCTGGGCGGACGGGCGTTGCCGGGTGCTGGAAGTCACGCCGCTGGCCCGGGAGCTGATCAAGAGTTTTTGCCTGCTGCCGGTGGAGTATCCACAGGGCGACAGCCAGGAGACGCGGCTGGTGAACGTGTTGCTGGATCAGTTGGCGAGTTTGCCGGAGGTGGAATTCTCTCTACCGTTGCCCCGTCATGAGCGGTTGCTCGGGTTGTGCAATGAACTGATCGAAAACCCGGAGCAGGTCGTGACCTTGCAACAATGGGCGCAGCGATTGGGCACTTCGGAAAAAACCCTGATGCGGCTGTTTCAACGCGAGACCGGGTTGAGCTTTCGCGGCTGGCGCCAGCGCATGCGGCTGCTGTCGTCATTGAGTTTGCTGGAGGAGGGCGACAGCGTGACCAATGCCGCGCTGGCGTGCGGGTATGACTCGACGTCGGCGTTTATTGCGGCGTTCAAAGGTTTGTTCGGGTTTACCCCGGGTGAATTGTTCCGGCAGTAA
- a CDS encoding methyl-accepting chemotaxis protein, with protein MAEAAGRQREAVDMVSTAFHEMVATANEVARSCSQAAESADSGQRQAREGQQQIDAAVTSVDRLSQEIEQSAQSMQQLERDSNDIQSILGTIRSIAEQTNLLALNAAIEAARAGEQGRGFAVVADEVRALAKRTADSTAEIDGLLGNLAKRTSQVTQQMHASLEVSQQSVTRIGEARSSFGQIRESVDVIRDMNTQIATAAEEQHQVAEDINRHISQIHGDAQLVAELANSARLDSQSLAGLSNELDGLVRRFRT; from the coding sequence ATGGCCGAAGCCGCCGGGCGCCAGCGTGAAGCGGTGGACATGGTGTCCACGGCGTTCCACGAAATGGTCGCTACCGCCAACGAAGTCGCCCGTTCGTGCAGCCAGGCCGCCGAGTCGGCCGACAGTGGCCAGCGTCAGGCCCGGGAAGGTCAGCAGCAGATCGATGCCGCAGTGACCAGCGTCGATCGCTTGAGCCAGGAAATCGAACAGTCAGCCCAGTCGATGCAGCAGCTGGAACGCGACAGCAACGACATTCAGTCGATTCTCGGGACCATCCGTTCGATTGCCGAACAGACCAACCTGCTGGCGCTGAACGCTGCGATTGAAGCGGCACGGGCCGGTGAGCAGGGTCGTGGGTTTGCGGTGGTGGCGGATGAAGTTCGCGCCCTGGCTAAACGCACGGCCGACTCGACAGCGGAAATTGACGGGTTGCTCGGCAACCTCGCCAAGCGCACCAGCCAGGTGACACAGCAGATGCATGCGAGCCTGGAAGTGTCGCAGCAGTCGGTCACCCGCATTGGTGAAGCGCGCAGCAGCTTCGGGCAGATTCGTGAGTCGGTGGACGTGATTCGCGATATGAACACGCAGATTGCGACGGCGGCGGAAGAACAGCATCAGGTGGCTGAGGACATCAATCGGCACATCAGCCAGATTCATGGCGATGCGCAATTGGTGGCGGAACTGGCGAACTCGGCGCGGCTCGATTCCCAGAGCCTGGCCGGCTTGTCGAATGAGCTGGATGGGTTGGTTCGACGGTTCAGAACCTGA
- a CDS encoding PA4780 family RIO1-like protein kinase gives MKTPKRIEPLIEDGLVDEVLRPLMSGKEAAVYVVRCGNELRCAKVYKEANKRSFRQAAEYQEGRKVRNSRQARAMAKGSKFGKKETEDAWQNAEVAALFRLAGAGVRVPKPYDFLEGVLLMELVADEYGDAAPRLNDVVLEPDQAREYHAFLISQIVLMLCTGLVHGDLSEFNVLLTPTGPVIIDLPQAVDAAGNNHAFNMLERDVGNMASYFGRFAPELKKTKYAKEMWALYEAGTLHPASVLTGEFDEPEELADVGGVIREIEAARLDEERKQAVRAADDAPPGKTEEPPPPWMQ, from the coding sequence ATGAAGACTCCAAAACGCATTGAACCCCTGATCGAGGACGGTCTGGTCGACGAGGTGCTGCGCCCACTCATGAGTGGTAAAGAAGCAGCTGTTTATGTGGTGCGCTGCGGTAATGAGCTACGTTGCGCGAAGGTCTACAAGGAGGCGAATAAACGCAGTTTCCGTCAGGCGGCCGAGTACCAGGAAGGCCGCAAGGTGCGCAACAGCCGACAGGCTCGGGCGATGGCCAAGGGCTCCAAGTTCGGCAAGAAAGAAACCGAGGACGCCTGGCAGAACGCCGAAGTCGCGGCCCTGTTCCGTCTGGCCGGCGCCGGTGTGCGGGTGCCCAAGCCGTATGACTTCCTCGAAGGCGTACTGCTCATGGAGCTGGTGGCCGATGAATACGGCGATGCCGCGCCGCGTCTGAACGACGTGGTGCTGGAACCGGATCAGGCCCGTGAATATCACGCGTTCCTGATTTCCCAAATCGTGCTGATGTTGTGTACCGGTCTGGTGCACGGTGACCTTTCGGAGTTCAACGTACTGTTGACCCCGACCGGCCCGGTCATCATTGACTTGCCGCAAGCTGTGGATGCGGCGGGCAACAACCACGCGTTCAACATGCTGGAGCGGGACGTGGGCAACATGGCGTCCTACTTCGGGCGTTTTGCGCCGGAGTTGAAAAAGACCAAGTACGCCAAGGAAATGTGGGCGCTCTACGAAGCCGGCACCTTGCACCCGGCCAGCGTGTTGACCGGCGAGTTCGACGAGCCGGAAGAGCTGGCGGACGTTGGCGGCGTCATACGCGAAATCGAGGCGGCACGCCTGGATGAAGAGCGTAAACAAGCGGTGCGCGCGGCTGATGATGCGCCACCGGGCAAAACCGAAGAACCGCCTCCACCTTGGATGCAGTGA
- a CDS encoding MFS transporter, with product MPSTRNAQLIITARLISDFGAFLNMVALATYVYVLSNSAMSVAIFLASRVAGGVFASLIGTTFYRRWSGCVPLIAFDLLRAGVLGLLLILPVTQQALLLPVIAFGLGFGNSMFAIGLNSQLPNLIDREHLLKTNAWITSAASIAMVGGSLVAGLVVAAFGFEAVFALNVVTYLLAALLIVPLRFRATVPAAESNSERGEWSALLQGLRSAPVLAAMLAVAMADTLGSAAHNVGFPIISRLLTPESASTTLGLMLAVWASGKLIGARIASRLKGSDNINLERRFFFGVLLMSCGFILMFQQQTLYGLLLFSLPAGLGDGFSEVGLMSRLQREPDHLRLPIFSFLTLLQMTGFGIGMLIAAPFYAWWTPGAVVMLFHGIPLTTLLVVKGLSLRREQARRSNPTPAP from the coding sequence ATCCCTTCCACGCGCAATGCCCAGCTCATCATCACCGCTCGTCTGATCTCCGACTTCGGTGCATTCCTCAACATGGTCGCCCTGGCCACTTACGTTTACGTGCTCAGCAACAGCGCCATGAGCGTCGCGATCTTCCTCGCCAGCCGCGTAGCCGGAGGGGTTTTTGCCAGTTTGATCGGCACCACGTTCTATCGGCGCTGGTCTGGCTGTGTGCCGCTGATTGCCTTCGACCTGTTGCGTGCAGGGGTTCTAGGTTTGTTATTGATTCTGCCGGTGACCCAGCAAGCATTGCTGCTGCCGGTAATTGCGTTTGGTCTGGGGTTTGGCAATTCGATGTTCGCCATCGGCCTCAACAGCCAATTGCCGAACCTGATCGACCGCGAACACTTGCTCAAGACCAACGCCTGGATCACTTCGGCAGCGTCCATTGCGATGGTCGGTGGCAGTCTGGTGGCGGGGTTGGTGGTCGCGGCGTTTGGCTTTGAAGCGGTGTTCGCACTGAATGTGGTCACGTATCTGCTGGCGGCGTTGTTGATTGTGCCGTTGCGATTTCGCGCAACCGTTCCCGCTGCAGAATCGAATTCCGAACGCGGGGAATGGTCGGCGCTGCTTCAGGGGTTACGGTCCGCTCCGGTGCTGGCGGCGATGCTTGCAGTCGCCATGGCCGACACCCTCGGCAGCGCGGCGCACAACGTCGGGTTCCCGATCATCTCCCGACTGTTGACGCCGGAATCGGCCAGTACCACGTTGGGTCTGATGCTGGCGGTCTGGGCCAGCGGCAAACTCATCGGCGCGCGGATTGCCAGCCGTCTCAAAGGCTCGGACAACATCAATTTGGAGCGGCGGTTTTTCTTCGGCGTGCTGCTGATGTCCTGCGGCTTCATCCTGATGTTCCAGCAACAGACCCTTTACGGTTTGCTGCTGTTCTCGTTGCCGGCCGGGCTGGGCGACGGTTTTTCCGAAGTCGGTCTGATGTCGCGCCTGCAACGTGAGCCGGACCACCTGCGTCTGCCGATCTTCAGCTTCCTTACGCTGTTGCAAATGACCGGCTTCGGTATCGGCATGCTGATCGCCGCGCCGTTCTATGCCTGGTGGACGCCCGGCGCGGTGGTGATGTTGTTCCACGGTATTCCCCTCACCACGTTGCTGGTGGTGAAGGGCTTGTCGCTCAGGCGCGAGCAGGCTCGGCGCAGCAACCCGACGCCAGCTCCTTGA
- the cueR gene encoding Cu(I)-responsive transcriptional regulator yields the protein MNIGQAARHSGLSAKMIRYYESTGLLKAAHRTDSGYRVYGDDDLHTLAFIKRSRDLGFSLEEVGKLLTLWQDRQRASADVKALARQHIDELNQKIRELGQLRDTLQDLVEHCQGDHRPDCPILKELASGCCAEPARA from the coding sequence ATGAACATCGGCCAAGCGGCCCGCCACAGTGGCCTGAGCGCGAAGATGATCCGTTATTACGAATCCACAGGCTTGCTCAAGGCTGCCCATCGCACCGACAGCGGCTACCGGGTCTATGGCGATGATGACCTGCACACACTGGCCTTCATCAAGCGTTCCCGGGACTTGGGATTCTCACTGGAAGAGGTCGGTAAACTGCTGACCCTTTGGCAGGACCGCCAGCGGGCCAGCGCTGATGTGAAGGCACTGGCCCGTCAACACATCGACGAGCTGAACCAGAAGATCCGCGAACTCGGCCAACTGCGCGACACCTTGCAGGATTTGGTCGAGCACTGTCAGGGCGACCACCGCCCCGACTGCCCGATCCTCAAGGAGCTGGCGTCGGGTTGCTGCGCCGAGCCTGCTCGCGCCTGA